A genomic window from Pseudonocardia broussonetiae includes:
- a CDS encoding ABC transporter permease subunit, protein MKRRSDAVGVVVLLVALLGLPLLLPVWVTSTAVYATIYAIAAIGLSLLMGLAGQVSLGHASFFAVGAYTQAILVTRTQVPGLLAAAIAVGLAVLAALLVGLPLLRLRGHYLALATLGLGIILTVVAIETPFLGATSGIFGIPKPEFGGRRYDTPAEYLWLLAPVVVLAVVAARNVVDSRVGRALGAVNDSEVAAETLGVDTFRLRLQVFVLSAAYAGVAGVFFAHWLAVVNPNAANFSLSVEFLLMAVLGGLGTVWGAVVGGFAVEFLDEGLREAVPLLVPGATGEVQLIGFGLVLTLVMIFLPGGLHQLFRMLTGVRPAPAGDGAEVPAGPDRDDGPLLARDGRPEPGTVLLSVRGLTKRYGGVVAVDGVDLDVAAGEIVALIGPNGAGKTTCFNMVSGVTEPSAGTVELRGERIDGRKPHVFARARATRTFQNLQVFGSATVLGNVMVGRHLRSRAGLLRGMLGVAARREEREVVEASRAVIDLVGLTADADRPAADLPFGRQRLMEVARALAVEPDLLLLDEPLAGLSGAERRDLALLLRRLRAGGMGIVLVEHDVEAVLALADRVAVLDDGVLIALGTPQQVREDPAVVAAYLGVDDDDPEAERARRALAAGSEG, encoded by the coding sequence GTGAAGCGCCGGTCGGACGCCGTGGGCGTCGTCGTGCTGCTGGTGGCCCTGCTCGGGCTGCCGCTGCTGCTGCCGGTCTGGGTCACCAGCACCGCCGTCTACGCGACGATCTACGCCATCGCCGCGATCGGGCTGTCGCTGCTGATGGGGCTGGCCGGGCAGGTCAGCCTGGGGCACGCGTCGTTCTTCGCCGTCGGGGCCTACACCCAGGCGATCCTGGTCACCCGCACGCAGGTCCCCGGCCTGCTCGCGGCGGCGATCGCGGTCGGGCTGGCCGTGCTCGCGGCGCTGCTGGTCGGCCTGCCGCTGCTGCGGCTGCGCGGGCACTACCTGGCGCTGGCCACACTCGGCCTCGGGATCATCCTGACGGTGGTGGCCATCGAGACCCCGTTCCTGGGCGCCACGTCGGGGATCTTCGGCATCCCCAAGCCGGAGTTCGGCGGCCGCCGCTACGACACCCCGGCCGAGTACCTGTGGCTGCTGGCCCCGGTGGTGGTCCTGGCCGTCGTGGCCGCGCGCAACGTCGTCGACAGCCGGGTGGGGCGCGCACTGGGAGCGGTCAACGACTCCGAGGTGGCCGCGGAGACCCTGGGCGTCGACACCTTCCGCCTGCGGCTGCAGGTGTTCGTGCTGTCGGCCGCCTACGCGGGCGTGGCGGGGGTGTTCTTCGCGCACTGGCTGGCCGTGGTCAACCCGAACGCGGCGAACTTCTCGCTGTCGGTGGAGTTCCTGCTCATGGCCGTGCTGGGCGGGCTCGGGACCGTCTGGGGGGCCGTGGTGGGCGGCTTCGCCGTGGAGTTCCTCGACGAGGGGCTGCGCGAGGCCGTGCCGCTGCTGGTGCCCGGGGCGACCGGCGAGGTGCAGCTGATCGGCTTCGGGCTGGTCCTGACCCTGGTCATGATCTTCCTGCCGGGCGGGCTGCACCAGCTCTTCCGGATGCTGACCGGCGTCCGACCGGCCCCAGCCGGTGACGGCGCGGAGGTGCCGGCCGGCCCGGACCGGGACGACGGCCCGCTGCTCGCCCGCGACGGGCGCCCCGAGCCGGGCACCGTCCTGCTCTCGGTCCGCGGCCTGACCAAGCGCTACGGCGGCGTCGTCGCGGTGGACGGGGTGGACCTGGACGTCGCGGCGGGCGAGATCGTCGCCCTGATCGGTCCCAACGGCGCAGGCAAGACCACCTGCTTCAACATGGTCAGCGGCGTGACCGAGCCCAGCGCCGGCACCGTCGAGCTGCGGGGCGAGCGGATCGACGGCCGCAAGCCGCACGTCTTCGCGCGGGCGCGGGCCACGCGGACGTTCCAGAACCTGCAGGTCTTCGGTTCGGCGACGGTGCTCGGCAACGTGATGGTCGGCCGGCACCTGCGCAGCCGGGCCGGGCTGCTGCGCGGCATGCTCGGCGTCGCCGCCCGCCGGGAGGAGCGCGAGGTCGTCGAGGCCTCCCGCGCAGTGATCGACCTCGTCGGGCTGACCGCCGACGCCGACCGGCCCGCCGCGGACCTGCCCTTCGGGCGCCAGCGGCTGATGGAGGTGGCCAGGGCGCTGGCCGTCGAGCCGGACCTGCTGCTGCTCGACGAGCCGCTGGCCGGGCTGTCGGGCGCCGAGCGTCGGGACCTGGCGCTGCTCCTGCGGCGGCTGCGCGCCGGTGGGATGGGGATCGTGCTGGTGGAGCACGACGTGGAGGCGGTGCTGGCGCTGGCCGACCGGGTCGCGGTGCTCGACGACGGCGTGCTGATCGCGCTGGGCACGCCGCAGCAGGTCCGGGAGGACCCCGCCGTGGTGGCCGCCTACCTCGGCGTCGACGACGACGACCCCGAGGCGGAGCGGGCGCGGCGGGCGCTGGCGGCGGGGAGCGAGGGATGA
- the galT gene encoding galactose-1-phosphate uridylyltransferase, with the protein MTRVHRTDAPMADGRTLRYYDESPGRVPPPDTRDLPVVEHGSVMRFDVLTGEWVTIAAHRMNRTFMPPADLCPLCPTKPGHEASEIPSDHYDVVVFDNRFPSFGEGSAPVPPEVDADPLWPQRPATGTAEVVCFTSDHTAAFSALPVERVRTVIEAWADRIAELSARPGVEQVFAFENRGVEIGVSLQHPHGQVFGYPYVTPRTAQLLNRAGSHRQRTGRDLFDDVLASERKAGTRVVVDGERWTAFVPAAARWPVEAHLVPHRPVPDLAALDEDERAELAVVYRDLLGRVERYFGPGSEDPPYIAAWHQAPVHTGRDLTRLHLQLFSLRRAPGKLKYLAGSESGMAAWLNDASPERIAERLREAGP; encoded by the coding sequence ATGACACGCGTCCACCGCACCGACGCGCCCATGGCCGACGGCCGCACGCTGCGCTACTATGACGAGAGCCCCGGGCGCGTGCCGCCGCCCGACACCCGCGACCTGCCCGTCGTCGAGCACGGGTCGGTGATGCGCTTCGACGTGCTCACCGGCGAGTGGGTCACGATCGCCGCGCACCGCATGAACCGCACGTTCATGCCGCCCGCCGACCTGTGCCCGCTGTGCCCGACGAAGCCCGGGCACGAGGCGTCGGAGATCCCGTCGGACCACTACGACGTCGTCGTGTTCGACAACCGCTTCCCCTCGTTCGGCGAGGGCAGCGCGCCCGTGCCGCCCGAGGTCGACGCCGACCCGCTGTGGCCGCAGCGCCCGGCCACCGGCACGGCCGAGGTCGTCTGCTTCACCTCCGACCACACCGCCGCGTTCTCCGCGCTGCCGGTGGAGCGGGTCCGCACCGTGATCGAGGCGTGGGCCGACCGCATCGCGGAGCTGTCGGCGCGCCCGGGCGTCGAGCAGGTGTTCGCCTTCGAGAACCGCGGCGTCGAGATCGGGGTGTCGCTGCAGCACCCGCACGGGCAGGTGTTCGGCTACCCCTACGTCACGCCCCGCACCGCGCAGCTGTTGAACCGCGCGGGCTCGCACCGCCAGCGCACCGGCCGCGACCTGTTCGACGACGTCCTGGCGAGCGAGCGCAAGGCCGGCACCCGCGTGGTGGTCGACGGCGAGCGCTGGACGGCGTTCGTGCCCGCCGCCGCGCGCTGGCCGGTGGAGGCGCACCTCGTGCCGCACCGCCCGGTGCCCGACCTGGCCGCCCTCGACGAGGACGAGCGCGCCGAGCTGGCGGTGGTCTACCGCGACCTGCTCGGGCGCGTCGAGCGCTACTTCGGCCCCGGAAGCGAGGACCCGCCCTACATCGCGGCCTGGCACCAGGCCCCGGTGCACACCGGCCGCGACCTCACCCGCCTGCACCTGCAGCTGTTCTCCCTGCGCCGGGCGCCGGGCAAGCTCAAGTACCTGGCCGGGTCGGAGTCGGGGATGGCGGCGTGGCTCAACGACGCCTCGCCGGAGCGGATCGCGGAGCGGCTGAGGGAGGCGGGCCCGTGA
- a CDS encoding ABC transporter ATP-binding protein has protein sequence MTAAGGASGAADVAGGGIEAEAVEAGYGRIAVLHGVSLAARPGEIVAVVGANGAGKSTLLRALSGLLPLTGGRVRLAGKDVTGRGPEAIAAAGLAHVPENRLVFPTLAVEDNLALGGWTRRRDRTGRRARREQVLEYFPRLADRLGQAAGTLSGGEQQMLAIGRGLMASPSVLVLDEPSLGLAPRVVREIFATLGRLRSEEGLAIVLVEQNVRAAFRVADRALVMDRGRVLLEGVPADLLDDERIQRAYLGGGYAVGPDA, from the coding sequence ATGACGGCGGCGGGCGGCGCGTCCGGGGCTGCGGACGTCGCCGGTGGTGGGATCGAGGCGGAGGCGGTCGAGGCCGGCTACGGCCGCATCGCGGTGCTGCACGGGGTGTCGCTGGCCGCGCGGCCCGGCGAGATCGTCGCCGTGGTCGGCGCGAACGGCGCGGGCAAGTCGACCCTGCTGCGCGCGCTGTCCGGGCTGCTGCCCCTGACGGGGGGCCGGGTCCGGCTGGCCGGGAAGGACGTGACGGGCCGCGGTCCGGAGGCGATCGCCGCGGCCGGGCTGGCGCACGTGCCGGAGAACCGGCTGGTGTTCCCGACCCTCGCGGTGGAGGACAACCTGGCGCTCGGCGGGTGGACCCGGCGCCGCGACCGGACCGGCCGGCGCGCCCGCCGCGAGCAGGTGCTCGAGTACTTCCCCCGCCTGGCCGACCGGCTCGGCCAGGCCGCCGGCACGCTGTCGGGCGGCGAGCAGCAGATGCTCGCCATCGGCCGCGGGCTGATGGCGAGCCCGTCGGTGCTCGTCCTGGACGAGCCCAGCCTGGGGCTGGCCCCCCGGGTCGTGCGGGAGATCTTCGCGACGCTGGGCCGCCTGCGCTCCGAGGAGGGGCTGGCGATCGTGCTGGTCGAGCAGAACGTGCGGGCCGCGTTCCGGGTGGCCGACCGGGCCCTGGTCATGGACCGCGGGCGGGTCCTGCTGGAGGGCGTCCCGGCCGACCTGCTCGACGACGAGCGCATCCAGCGCGCCTACCTCGGCGGCGGCTACGCCGTCGGCCCCGACGCCTGA
- a CDS encoding beta-galactosidase: MLPFDGISLGCDYNPEQWPRSVWPEDVALMQEAGVGFVTLGVFSWGLLEPRPGEFDFGWFDEVVGLLHEGGIAIDMATATAAPPPWLTHRHPEVLPVDREGRTLWPGSRQSFIPSSPVFREYALRLVEQMAQRYGSHPAVRMWHVSNELGCHIGKDWSDVSAAAFRVWLADRYGDVDALNEAWGTAFWSQHYTSFDEVLPPRITPAVPNPTQELDFARFSSDAWLDHYRAERDVLRRHSPGVPVTTNFMVADHQYEQDYFGWGPEMDVVSQDHYLDHRHAHPHAEQSFAADLTRGTAGGRPWLLMESATSAVNWQPVNITKLPGELLVDSLRQVARGADGIGFFQWRASKAGGEKFHSALVPHAGRDSARFREVVGLGAALAAIGEVAGEPVRADVALLHDWESHWACDLDSHPSGELRALDAAHRWHRALTELGATADVVHPESDLSAYRLVVVPTLYLCSDRVAPALEAFAAAGGTVLVTYFSGIVDGHDHVRLGGYPGAFRDLLGVRAEEFTPLPVGATVTLDDGGTADLWTEVLGVTDAEVVARYADGPLPGTPAVTRRAVSAGSAWYVATRLDHAATTALADRLTRDAGVARLDEPQEGVEVVRRGHFLFVLNRGERPVTVPATGTELLGGGAVTGSVTVAPASAAVVRGGR; the protein is encoded by the coding sequence GTGCTTCCGTTCGACGGCATCTCGCTGGGGTGCGACTACAACCCCGAGCAGTGGCCGCGGTCGGTGTGGCCCGAGGACGTCGCCCTGATGCAGGAGGCCGGGGTCGGTTTCGTGACCCTGGGCGTCTTCTCCTGGGGCCTGCTCGAACCGCGCCCCGGCGAGTTCGACTTCGGGTGGTTCGACGAGGTCGTGGGCCTGCTCCACGAGGGCGGCATCGCGATCGACATGGCGACGGCCACGGCGGCGCCCCCGCCGTGGCTGACCCACCGACACCCGGAGGTCCTGCCCGTCGACCGGGAGGGGCGGACGCTGTGGCCGGGCAGCCGGCAGTCGTTCATCCCCTCCTCGCCCGTGTTCCGGGAGTACGCGCTGCGCCTGGTCGAGCAGATGGCGCAGCGCTACGGGAGCCACCCCGCGGTGCGGATGTGGCACGTCAGCAACGAGCTGGGGTGCCACATCGGCAAGGACTGGTCCGACGTCAGTGCGGCGGCGTTCCGCGTCTGGCTCGCCGACCGCTACGGCGACGTCGACGCGCTCAACGAGGCGTGGGGCACGGCCTTCTGGAGCCAGCACTACACGAGCTTCGACGAGGTCCTGCCGCCCCGGATCACCCCCGCGGTGCCCAACCCGACCCAGGAGCTCGACTTCGCCCGCTTCTCCTCCGACGCGTGGCTCGACCACTACCGCGCCGAGCGCGACGTGCTGCGCCGCCACTCCCCCGGCGTTCCCGTCACCACGAACTTCATGGTGGCCGACCACCAGTACGAGCAGGACTACTTCGGCTGGGGCCCGGAGATGGACGTCGTCAGCCAGGACCACTACCTCGACCACCGGCACGCGCACCCGCACGCCGAGCAGTCGTTCGCCGCCGACCTCACGCGCGGCACGGCGGGCGGGCGGCCGTGGCTGCTGATGGAGTCGGCGACCTCGGCCGTCAACTGGCAGCCGGTCAACATCACGAAGCTGCCGGGCGAGCTGCTCGTCGACTCGTTGCGCCAGGTCGCCCGCGGCGCCGACGGCATCGGGTTCTTCCAGTGGCGCGCGTCGAAGGCCGGCGGGGAGAAGTTCCACTCCGCGCTCGTCCCGCACGCCGGCCGCGACTCGGCGCGGTTCCGCGAGGTCGTCGGGCTGGGGGCGGCGCTGGCCGCGATCGGGGAGGTCGCCGGCGAGCCGGTGCGGGCCGACGTCGCCCTGCTCCACGACTGGGAGTCCCACTGGGCCTGCGACCTCGACTCGCACCCCAGCGGCGAGCTCCGCGCCCTCGACGCCGCGCACCGCTGGCACCGCGCCCTCACGGAGCTGGGCGCCACCGCCGACGTCGTGCACCCGGAGTCGGACCTGTCGGCGTACCGGCTCGTCGTCGTGCCCACGCTCTACCTGTGCTCCGACCGCGTCGCGCCGGCGCTGGAGGCGTTCGCCGCGGCCGGGGGGACGGTGCTCGTCACCTACTTCTCCGGCATCGTCGACGGCCACGACCACGTGCGCCTCGGCGGCTACCCGGGCGCGTTCCGAGACCTGCTCGGCGTGCGCGCGGAGGAGTTCACGCCGCTGCCGGTGGGAGCGACCGTCACGCTCGACGACGGCGGCACCGCCGACCTGTGGACCGAGGTGCTGGGCGTGACCGACGCCGAGGTCGTCGCCCGCTACGCCGACGGCCCGCTGCCCGGCACCCCGGCGGTCACCCGCCGGGCCGTCAGCGCGGGCTCGGCCTGGTACGTCGCCACCCGCCTCGACCACGCCGCCACCACCGCGCTCGCCGACCGCCTCACCCGCGACGCCGGCGTCGCCCGGCTCGACGAGCCGCAGGAGGGTGTGGAGGTCGTCCGCCGCGGGCACTTCCTGTTCGTGCTCAACCGCGGCGAGCGGCCGGTCACCGTGCCGGCGACGGGCACCGAACTGCTCGGCGGCGGGGCCGTCACCGGCAGCGTGACCGTCGCGCCGGCGTCCGCGGCCGTGGTGCGGGGAGGTCGCTGA
- a CDS encoding DeoR/GlpR family DNA-binding transcription regulator, producing MLARQRQELILDEVRSTGGARVSDLVERLGVSDMTVRRDIEVLAARGLVTRVHGGATAAGSSVEEPGFAAKSGLHTDAKRAIARAAVTLVEPGASVALSAGTTTHAVAAELVAIPRLTVVTNSLRVAEVLHESGRSDLCVVLTGGERTPSDALVGPVAVNALRGLHVDWLLMGVHGMDVGAGFTTPNLAEAETNRALVASARRVAVVADNSKWGVVGLSTIAALDEVDVLVSDDGLEPAARRALDESCGRLVLAS from the coding sequence ATGCTCGCCCGACAACGCCAGGAGCTGATCCTCGACGAGGTCCGCAGCACCGGCGGCGCGCGCGTGTCCGACCTGGTGGAGCGGCTCGGCGTCTCCGACATGACCGTGCGCCGCGACATCGAGGTGCTGGCCGCGCGGGGCCTGGTCACGCGCGTCCACGGCGGCGCGACGGCCGCCGGGTCGAGCGTCGAGGAGCCCGGGTTCGCGGCGAAGTCGGGCCTGCACACCGACGCGAAGCGGGCGATCGCGCGGGCCGCGGTCACGCTGGTCGAGCCGGGGGCGTCGGTCGCGCTGTCGGCGGGCACCACCACGCACGCCGTGGCCGCCGAGCTCGTCGCGATCCCGCGGCTCACGGTCGTCACGAACTCGCTGCGGGTGGCCGAGGTGCTGCACGAGTCCGGTCGCAGCGACCTGTGCGTGGTGCTCACCGGTGGCGAGCGGACGCCGTCGGATGCGCTGGTCGGGCCGGTCGCGGTGAACGCGCTGCGCGGCCTGCACGTCGACTGGCTGCTGATGGGGGTGCACGGGATGGACGTCGGGGCCGGCTTCACCACGCCGAACCTGGCCGAGGCAGAGACCAACCGGGCGCTGGTGGCCAGCGCCCGCCGGGTGGCCGTGGTGGCCGACAACTCGAAGTGGGGGGTGGTGGGGTTGAGCACGATCGCGGCCCTGGACGAGGTGGACGTGCTGGTCAGCGACGACGGCCTGGAGCCGGCCGCGCGCCGCGCGCTGGACGAGTCGTGCGGACGGTTGGTGCTGGCGTCGTGA
- a CDS encoding biopolymer transporter Tol, with protein sequence MATDSTPPRTPDGRFIVVDGRRWRAEDPTLPDDVRTALLHHLGVARSAVRTSKKSDDADALARARSRVGTAKRGLGERGDPWWEQDDAARRERWTAALAELEDG encoded by the coding sequence GTGGCGACCGACAGCACCCCGCCCCGCACCCCCGACGGCCGCTTCATCGTCGTCGACGGCCGGCGCTGGCGGGCCGAGGACCCCACCCTCCCCGACGACGTCCGCACCGCGCTCCTGCACCACCTCGGCGTGGCCCGCTCCGCCGTGCGCACCTCGAAGAAGAGCGACGACGCGGACGCCCTCGCCCGCGCCCGCTCCCGCGTCGGCACCGCCAAGCGCGGTCTCGGGGAGCGCGGGGACCCGTGGTGGGAGCAGGACGACGCGGCGCGGCGCGAGCGCTGGACGGCGGCGCTGGCCGAGCTGGAGGACGGGTGA
- a CDS encoding branched-chain amino acid ABC transporter permease, producing MADLLQFTIAGLSQGAVYALVAMGFVAVFSVSGVINLAQGEFAALGGLVALSGVGAGLPMPLALVVALLVVGLVAVLMQRLAIAPVRRMTTLVSIILTLGVSTALKALMLLLYGPQGRGLPPLPGPDLVIGGVSVRAQELWILGVTAVVAVAVTVFYDRTMLGKALRACAEQPVAARLVGISPVAAATVAFAVAGLLGAIAGVLASPIQLTQWDSGLLLGLKGFVAATLGGLVSIRGAVLGGLVLGVLESLVAGYIDSGYRDAVAFVLLIVVLVARPEGVFGRHAQARV from the coding sequence ATGGCAGACCTGCTCCAGTTCACGATCGCCGGGCTGTCCCAGGGAGCGGTCTACGCACTAGTGGCCATGGGCTTCGTGGCGGTGTTCTCCGTCAGCGGGGTGATCAACCTGGCGCAGGGCGAGTTCGCCGCGCTCGGCGGCCTCGTCGCGCTGTCGGGCGTCGGTGCCGGCCTGCCGATGCCGCTGGCGCTGGTGGTCGCGCTGCTGGTCGTCGGCCTGGTGGCGGTGCTCATGCAGCGGCTGGCCATCGCCCCCGTCCGGCGGATGACGACGCTCGTGTCGATCATCCTGACGCTCGGCGTCTCCACCGCGCTCAAGGCCCTGATGCTGCTGCTCTACGGCCCGCAGGGGCGCGGGCTGCCGCCGCTGCCGGGGCCGGACCTCGTCATCGGCGGCGTGTCGGTGCGCGCCCAGGAGCTGTGGATCCTCGGCGTCACCGCCGTCGTGGCGGTCGCGGTGACGGTGTTCTACGACCGCACGATGCTGGGCAAGGCGTTGCGGGCCTGCGCGGAGCAGCCCGTCGCGGCCCGGCTCGTCGGGATCTCGCCCGTGGCGGCGGCCACCGTCGCGTTCGCGGTGGCCGGGCTGCTCGGGGCGATCGCCGGGGTGCTGGCCAGCCCGATCCAGCTCACGCAGTGGGACTCCGGACTGCTGCTCGGGCTCAAGGGCTTCGTCGCCGCGACCCTGGGCGGGCTGGTGTCCATCCGCGGCGCGGTGCTCGGCGGGCTGGTGCTCGGCGTGCTGGAGTCGCTGGTCGCGGGCTACATCGACTCCGGTTACCGCGACGCGGTGGCGTTCGTCCTGCTCATCGTGGTCCTGGTGGCGCGGCCCGAGGGCGTGTTCGGCCGGCACGCGCAGGCGAGGGTCTAG
- a CDS encoding ABC transporter substrate-binding protein, translated as MFGPVKRLAVVLAAGALLAAGCAEEQPAPGAQGGGAEDGPFRIGAVLDITGAGASLGVPERDTLTLLADQLNAEGGIDGRQVELIIEDNASTEDGAARAASKLITEDQVDILLGASRTGPSLAMRPIAESTPLPMISLAANAAIVNGSEWVFKTAQNDSVVIENIVRDAAAKGYKTLALARDASGFGEGVQQLFDEIGGPSGVSVVAVESFAPDATDFTAQMVNIRNANADAVVIWGIPPAAGLAQKAYTQLGVGKPVYQSHGIGNQVFLDTAAESADGLVAPLGRLVVADQLPADDPQKQVITDFIADYRGAYGTAPSTFAGHAYDGWQLAVDALRAAGTDPEALREHLEGVTDFVGVSGTFTMTAEDHSGLQADDLVLVTVRDRQFQLATP; from the coding sequence GTGTTCGGTCCGGTCAAGAGGCTCGCGGTCGTGCTGGCCGCAGGTGCGCTCCTCGCGGCGGGGTGCGCCGAGGAGCAACCCGCCCCCGGGGCGCAGGGCGGGGGGGCCGAGGACGGCCCGTTCCGGATCGGTGCGGTCCTGGACATCACCGGCGCCGGGGCCAGCCTGGGCGTGCCCGAGCGCGACACCCTGACGCTGCTCGCCGACCAGCTCAACGCCGAGGGCGGCATCGACGGCCGGCAGGTCGAGCTGATCATCGAGGACAACGCCTCCACCGAGGACGGCGCCGCCCGCGCGGCCTCCAAGCTCATCACCGAGGACCAGGTCGACATCCTGCTCGGGGCCAGCCGGACCGGCCCGAGCCTGGCCATGCGGCCGATCGCCGAGTCGACCCCGCTCCCGATGATCTCGCTGGCGGCCAACGCCGCGATCGTCAACGGGTCGGAGTGGGTGTTCAAGACCGCCCAGAACGACTCGGTGGTCATCGAGAACATCGTCCGCGACGCCGCGGCCAAGGGCTACAAGACCCTCGCGCTGGCCCGCGACGCGTCCGGGTTCGGCGAGGGCGTGCAGCAGCTGTTCGACGAGATCGGCGGGCCGTCCGGGGTCAGCGTCGTGGCCGTCGAGAGCTTCGCCCCCGACGCCACCGACTTCACCGCGCAGATGGTCAACATCCGCAACGCCAACGCCGACGCCGTCGTCATCTGGGGCATCCCGCCGGCCGCGGGCCTGGCCCAGAAGGCCTACACGCAGCTCGGCGTGGGCAAGCCCGTCTACCAGAGCCACGGCATCGGCAACCAGGTCTTCCTCGACACCGCCGCGGAGAGCGCCGACGGGCTGGTCGCCCCGCTGGGCCGCCTGGTCGTCGCCGACCAGCTCCCCGCCGACGACCCGCAGAAGCAGGTCATCACCGACTTCATCGCCGACTACCGCGGCGCCTACGGCACCGCGCCGTCGACGTTCGCCGGGCACGCCTACGACGGCTGGCAGCTGGCCGTGGACGCGCTGCGGGCCGCGGGCACCGACCCGGAGGCGCTGCGCGAGCACCTCGAGGGCGTCACCGACTTCGTCGGCGTCTCCGGCACGTTCACCATGACCGCCGAGGACCACAGCGGGCTGCAGGCCGACGACCTCGTGCTGGTCACCGTGCGCGACCGGCAGTTCCAGCTCGCCACCCCGTGA
- a CDS encoding LLM class flavin-dependent oxidoreductase → MHIGIDSFVSAVTDPGTGRTVSPEDRVAHLLEEVQRADEVGLDSFGIGEHHRSEYYDSAPSVLLAAAAARTSRIRLNSAVTVLSADDPVRVFQEFATLDLVSRGRMDLVVGRGSFTEAFPLFGLSLRDYDELFAEKLDLLLRIRESRSVTWSGKHRPPLTGQGVYPRPLQDPLPVWVGVGGTPESFIRAGILGLPLMVAIIGGEPHRFRPLVDAYREAGRRAGHDPAQLRVGLHCFGFVGDTTQQAKDDFYPGWSEIFTKIARERGGSAPTRAAYEATTGPTGAYFIGDAEAVATKMLAVSDALGGVDRIALQMTNVRLAHDDLLHGIELLGTAVAPIVRERAVRAVSPN, encoded by the coding sequence ATGCACATCGGCATCGACAGCTTCGTCTCCGCGGTCACCGACCCGGGCACAGGCCGCACCGTGAGCCCCGAGGACCGGGTCGCGCACCTGCTGGAGGAGGTCCAGCGGGCCGACGAGGTCGGGCTCGACTCCTTCGGCATCGGCGAGCACCACCGCAGCGAGTACTACGACTCCGCGCCCTCGGTGCTGCTGGCCGCCGCCGCGGCGCGCACGAGCCGGATCCGGCTCAACAGCGCCGTCACGGTGCTCAGCGCCGACGACCCGGTGCGCGTGTTCCAGGAGTTCGCCACGCTCGACCTCGTCTCCCGCGGTCGCATGGACCTCGTCGTCGGGCGCGGGTCGTTCACCGAGGCGTTCCCGCTGTTCGGGCTGTCCCTGCGCGACTACGACGAGCTGTTCGCCGAGAAGCTCGACCTGCTGCTGCGCATCCGCGAGTCGCGGTCCGTCACGTGGTCGGGCAAGCACCGCCCGCCGCTCACCGGGCAGGGGGTCTACCCGCGACCGCTGCAGGACCCGCTGCCGGTCTGGGTGGGCGTCGGCGGCACGCCGGAGTCGTTCATCCGGGCCGGGATCCTCGGGCTGCCGCTGATGGTGGCGATCATCGGCGGGGAGCCGCACCGCTTCCGCCCGCTGGTCGACGCCTACCGCGAGGCGGGACGCCGGGCCGGGCACGACCCCGCGCAGCTGCGGGTCGGGCTGCACTGCTTCGGCTTCGTCGGCGACACCACCCAGCAGGCGAAGGACGACTTCTACCCCGGCTGGTCGGAGATCTTCACCAAGATCGCCCGCGAGCGGGGCGGCTCGGCGCCGACGCGCGCCGCCTACGAGGCCACGACCGGCCCGACGGGCGCGTACTTCATCGGCGACGCCGAGGCGGTGGCAACGAAGATGCTGGCCGTCTCCGACGCGCTCGGCGGCGTCGACCGGATCGCCCTGCAGATGACCAACGTCCGGCTGGCCCACGACGACCTGCTGCACGGCATCGAGCTGCTCGGCACCGCGGTCGCGCCGATCGTGCGGGAGCGGGCGGTTCGCGCCGTAAGTCCGAACTGA